The following DNA comes from Hypanus sabinus isolate sHypSab1 unplaced genomic scaffold, sHypSab1.hap1 scaffold_1517, whole genome shotgun sequence.
AGACGTTTGCTTAAACTGAACAAACAGTTCGGAGTCAACTCATCTTGTGCCCGTGTAGTCCTGCATAGGACAGACGGATACAGTTGATGGGTTTCTCCGTCCAACACCGAAGACAGCTTAGTCCGTTCCGTAGGTGTTCCctgtcctgctgcgttccaccagcccCGTGTTATCTGGGTGTAGTGGCGGCAGCTCATgttaattattttttctttccacGATGTTCTAACGCTTTCGATTTTTTTCTGAATTACCCTTGAAAGTCAACTTTGAAAGTCGGACCTTGAGAAGCATGGAGTACATCAGCAAAAGTCCACACTCGGTTCCACTCCTCTAACAGATTGTCCAAAAGAGGTACGCATACATTGCGTTACGCATACATTCCACAGGAACAATTTTAATCAAGACCTGGTTTGAAGTGAAATTTCAAACGGTGACATTGTCCGATATGTGTCGGATAGCGATGGCGACTTAGATTAAATATATTATGACAAGATGTCCTGTCGTGTTAGAATTAACTTTTAAAATGCAGTTTGATTGTATGTTATGCatgtcaaaaaaaaaaaaaaaagaaatcttctcgtcattttttctttctttgtttctagTTAACCTAGTGGCGATCGTGATACTCAGCCGAGGAAAGTGTGGTCTCTCCAAAGGGATCACTCGGTATCTGGTGGCGATGGCCGTGGCCGATCTTGCGGTGGTGATCATCGAAGTCGGGTACTTCCAGATCGTTGATGCGTACCGAGCGTACTGGCTGTTGCTTCCCCCTCCGTTCTGTTTCGTCCACTTCGCCTTCTGTTACGTGTCTTTAGATTGTTCCGTGTGGCTGACTGTGGCGTTCACTTTCGATcggtttgtggccatttgctggtCTAAGATTCAGGCAAAGTACTGTAACCCAAGAATTGCCGGAGGGGTTATTGGCACAATATGTGTCGTGTTCTGTTTAAAGAACGTCCCTTATTACTTCCTGCATCAAGAGGCTGCAATTAGTACTTCGGGAACGAAATGGAAGACGTGCCAATCCAAGGGATTGCTTCTCCTGGATCCAGATTTTGAGTGGTTTTCCTGGGTGGATCGTCTGTTAAATCCGctgcttcctttcttcctcattttgatccTCAACGtcctgaccgtcagacagatccTGGCCTCCAGCCGAGTCCGCAGGGGACTCCGGGGACAGAGAACTGGCGAGAAGCAGCAGGATCCGGAGATGAAGAGCCGCAGACAGTCCATCGTTCTGCTCTTCaccctgtcggcgagtttcctcaTCTGCTGGGCGACAACGACGCTTGTCTTCATTTTGCTCCGGTGCCtctacacggacctggaaacgtcCATTCGGCTTTTCATGGCGCAACGGGTGGGCGCTGTGATTCAgcttttcagctgctgcacaaacaccttCATTTACGGCGTGACCCAGACcaaattcagggagcagctaaAGACTACGGCGCTCTATCCGGTTCATATTCTTTGTAGCATGGGGAGGCAGTGTTAACTGTACGGCTGTTCCAGAAATGATGGCTCCGCAATTGGCAGCACGTTTTTAATTGTCGTTTATTAAAATATTGTTTGTGCTGCCTGTTATGCCTGTATTACGCCGTTCCTTCCTGAACTATCCCTTTCCGGGTTAAATCAAGTTATTTGTCTATAGTGTTCACAGTACAATATGCACTCACCACTGGACGCTTATTACGTTCCCTTATACAACTGCTCGTTTTCGTCAACATCCATATAGTCAAACATGTGTCGGCACCTGAATATGTTAAGACAAGCAGACATGGAGATGCGGATGAGTTCGTGCTCAGATCGGTTCAAAAGTCAGAATGGGGATCAAAAATGATCTTTGAACCTTCACTGATTGAAGTCGAACGGTCAGCAGAAATGATTGTTGGAGGCAGACTGGGTTGTTTGGGTAATGCCGCAGCGCCGGAAATTCGGAGATTCCCACGCACAGCAGTCTAACTTAGAGATTACAGATAATGATGAGAGAAGCAAAAATGAAGCATCCAGTTGCAAGCGGTTCTGAAAGCGGAAAAACCGCTTTTATGAGATTGTTCAGAGAAGAATGACCAGAATGGTTTAAGAGGACTAGACAGCGAAAGTATCTCAAAGAGTGATGTCTTTTAACAATGGTGCCCAGAATGCACCGAATATTGACGGGGAAGTGTTACAGTAGCAGAGGGCGGCACTGAAATTCATCTGTATACCACAGAATGAGACACACACGAAATGCTCGGCGAGCACAGCAGGGCAGGTGTCTCCGTCGTGAGCAATAGGGAGCGAAAGATTCGGGCCGAAGCACTGACGTCTTGCTACCCTATTCCAGGGCCCAGCGGTACCACGGGAGAGGAGTGAGGCGGCAGTTTGCTTACGTAGCCTGTGAAAGAACCTGGGCATTCAGGACATTTGACAGTGCCCAGGAAAATATCAAGGGAgacagggagaaaaccaggcgcAATATGCACCCAGACATTAGACACACTGATAGCAACTTAACGTTTGTTTATCCCGTTCGGGAAGGCAGAAAGATGCAGACCAGAATGACATTCTCAGTAGTAGAAATCTTGCGTTTACTGAAAAGAATAACATGCTTTATTATAATTAGATACATCTCCGCGGAGCACTCTCAGTGCCGCACACCTCCTTCTCATCCTGTAATCGGACAACCTCGAGGCGAGGAAACATGGAGACGCGGAGCGGGACGACATTCGGTTCCATTTCTCCGGTGACAGGAATCACCGATTAAAGCGTTGAGGAGCATTGAGACATCGGGGCGAATGCGTAAGGCGAACCACTTCTCTAACGCCGACTGCCTTCATCTTGGTCGGTGCTGAGAAGGAGTCTGTGAGCGGCCAGTCTCTGTGTGGCTAGCTGTGGCAGGCGGGTCGGCTTCAGCCCTCGAACGGTGCCTCTCTCTCTGATGCTGAAGGAGGATATTGCCGTTGTTCTGCGTTATGGGTTCGACCGTCGCGTTTATAAACTGTGGATTTACGGTGTTTATCatctgtgtttttattttcttGCACGTTCCCTTTCCGTTTAGTTTATGAAGAGGTTTGATAGCTGATGCTCACGTTACCTTCTTGCAGATAGATGTTTGTGCGTGGGGAAGGGTTTGGGAATACTGCAGACATTTTGTGCGGGCGAAGAGGAATTCGGAGGATGAGGATCGAGATACCTATTTCTGTGCAAGAGGTGCATTTCAACTTTCTCACTGAACTGCTTTCGTGATCCCTCTTGGTTTGCGGCTATTCAGAGAAGGCGTTCCTCAGAATTTTATATGGATTCACCTTTTGTTAACAAATGAATCAGTGAGCCTTTTAACTTTTGAGAAACTCTCAATAAGCCATCACTTGTCACCACACTTTCCGAATTCCCAAACCTGTGTTGAACACTTATGCATGTTATCCCCGTTGCATTGTGTACCCACTGTCGGTCATGGCGGTGAACTCATTCAATGAATACAAGTTCATCCCCGGATAAGATAACACAGAGCTTCTCCACATAaattgtggtggggggggggggatcgcgGGCGAGAAGGGTGGATTCTAAGTTGCTTCTGTGCCTGGGGATGCTTCGGGAGTTCTGTCTCTTCGGGTCCGGTTACCGGATTGCCGGACGTTTGAAGCTTCATGCTCTGCTCCGTGTCAAGATACGAATCGCCTGCAGTTTGTCTGTGCTATACTGTGTCGAGATCCGTACTGCCGGCCGTTTGCTTCTACAGGGGCCACCTCATGTCAAGATAAGAATGGCCCGCTGTTTGTCTGCGCCATTCTGTGTCGAAATAAGGATTGGCAGCCATTTACCTTTCCGCTTAATGCTGCGTGTGATGAAGGGTTTAGCATGTCGACTGCTCCTCTGTCCACCCACCCGCGCTGTTTGCCCGTGTTTACGAAGTCACTTGACCACTGAGTATCTATATTTGAAGTTCCCTCCCGCGCCGGTCGACCGAGTTAATTTCCTGCCCCCTGTGTAAATAGGAGTAGGACACTCGGCCCTTTGTTCTTTGCCGGCCGCTCTCATCCTTTGGTCCACATCTGTGCTCTGCATAAGTCCCGCCACTAAACGCCAGAGTCCTGATGTAGTGACCGGGTTCGATCCCCGGTCCAGCTTCGCTCACCCCTTGGCTCCCCTCGGCCTACTCCTCGCTCCCCGGCCTTCCTTGCAACTATTGACTTCTGTTAATGTTACCAGCGTTTCGGTGTCCTGCATTTTAGTTTGCTTTCTTCGCTCCTTGCAACATCAATATgccaccgtctctctctctctctacctccctccctctctctctccacacacacacacacacacacacacacacacacacacacacacgcacacgggAGAATCTGCTGTCACACACTCAACACTGAAGATCAGAGATAGTGAAAGAGTGAGTCAAAGCAATGCTGGAGATATTGGGAATTTGACAAGAAAGGATGGTGAATTAGGGAAACAAATTAGGGATGTTGGAAAAACAGGTGGACGGGTCAAGCGGAGAGGAAACTGGGCGAAGAGCCTGGTTAATGGCCTGGTTGAGTCGCTGGGCGATGTGAAACTTTGCTTCTGGGTGTGAGGTAGATGAATTCGGATTGATAAGCAAGGGGATGGGGAGCAGGTTATATAAAATCGAAGAATTTGCTGTTAGTTTCCGCGGGCTGTAAACGACATAGGTAGAACCGGAAATACTATTCCTCTGGTTAACGTTTGCTCTCTTCATTATAGTGTTATTGTGTCAATTGGAAATAAATTCTATATGAATGGAAAATGAGGAGTCTATGGGGCTATGGTGGACAGGGTGCTGATGCTCAAAATCGAGTTCCTCGTCTCCACTTGGAAGTATCTTTCTCTGCCAGACACCTTCTGGACCGTAGCGCATATCAGCTGTAATACAGCGGGGACGCAGCAAGAACAGTTTGTCAGACTGTTGCTTGCTTGTTAATAAAGCTTTCTTTTCAATAAAGGACGCGTTGCCCTTAGCGTTACACCATCAAAGCGCCAGCGATCAATTCGTTCTGCTCGTTGAAGAATATTGGACGGTCTCTCCGCCACCATAGTCtgtatttttatcaattatgctattggtTGCACTGTTGTATCTATgttgttttgtgcaggtcttgtagatttagtttttggtcttgtttgtctggtggctttggagctcctttccggggtgCGCGCTAAGACGCTAGTGCAATATTAATATGCAACAGCCTCTCCAgattctggattggggattgccaaacgttatgtagaTTTTCTAGTTAGTCTGATtggtcatatgcttttgtgatatcattctggaggaacgttctctcatttttttaactgcattgtatttgtggtttctaaatgacaataaactggatctgaatctgaataataaATAAAGTAAGAATATTGAACAAATACAGATAtaaatggatggatagatagatagatagatagatagatagatagatagatagatagatagatagatagatagatagatagatagatagatagatagatagatagatagatagatagatagatagatagatagatagatagatagatagatagatagattactCGAAATACACGTTGATAAGAAAACTGTGCTGACGCAACGGGAGCGTTTCTGCGCAGGTGCGACAAAGAGCTTGAAAAGGAAAAGTTTTTCGACAGGAGTCGTTGACTGGGGTACTGTGCAGACGCAACTGGCGTTCCCGCACAGGTCGAGAAAAATTTTCAAC
Coding sequences within:
- the LOC132387094 gene encoding probable G-protein coupled receptor 139 — its product is MDTARKICYPVIAAIGVPVNLVAIVILSRGKCGLSKGITRYLVAMAVADLAVVIIEVGYFQIVDAYRAYWLLLPPPFCFVHFAFCYVSLDCSVWLTVAFTFDRFVAICWSKIQAKYCNPRIAGGVIGTICVVFCLKNVPYYFLHQEAAISTSGTKWKTCQSKGLLLLDPDFEWFSWVDRLLNPLLPFFLILILNVLTVRQILASSRVRRGLRGQRTGEKQQDPEMKSRRQSIVLLFTLSASFLICWATTTLVFILLRCLYTDLETSIRLFMAQRVGAVIQLFSCCTNTFIYGVTQTKFREQLKTTALYPVHILCSMGRQC